GCAACTTGACCGATGTAATCAAAGCTAGTCATTGGGTCATACGGAAGTTTGTCGTACAGTGCATTTGCTGTAGCCATGCCCATATGATGAATATAGATGGTGTAGCCGTCTGGAGCTGCGCGAGCAACTTTAGTGGAGGCAATCGTGCCACCAGCACCAGGAACGTTCTCCACAACTACAGTTTGACCGAGGGCTTGACCCATTGGCACTGCAATTAAGCGTGCAATGGAATCCGTAGGACCGCCAGCAGCGAATGGAACAATCAAGGAAATGGGTTTTGTTGGCCAATCCTTTTGAGCGGATGCAATATTGCTGCCCAATAAAGTAGTGGCGCTAACAACCGCAGCAATTCCAGCGAAAAGGGTTTTCTTTAGTTTCATTTATGTCTCCGTTAATATGTAATGCATGCTGATTTTGCCACTTTTAAATATGATCGACCCTAGGGTTTTCCAGCAATGGCCAGTGTTCTTTGGGCTAATAAGACAACTGGTCGATCAATCATGCGCCCGTCTAACTTGACTGCGCCACCTTTTGAGGACTTATCAGCCTCGATAACGCGATGCGCCCAAGAGATCTCCGAGGCTGTTGGCATAAAGGATTCTTTTACTGGGGAAACCTGTTTTGGATGAATGCACAGCTTGCCCCCAAAGCCCATTCTCTTTGCGCGTTCAGCATCATCTGTGATTCGCTCGATGTCATCTGTGGAGGGAGTAACCCCGTCAATTGGAGGGGCAATTTGTGCCAAGCGCGAGGCCAGCACAATCTGAAAGCGTGCGGTTTGTAGTTCAGTTTCTTGTGCATCACAGACCATACCCAAGTCTGCTTGTAAGTCGATGTTGCCTAAGGCAAGACGCAAGACCTGTTCAGAGTTGGCGATTTCATTGAGGCGATCTAGGCCAATGGCAGTTTCAATCATCGGAATGATTGCTGTATTGGGCAAGATCTGTGCGGCACCATTGATTTGATCGAGAGACTCACTCTTGGGGATTAGTAGGCATGCCACATTGAGCTCTTGAGCCAAGATGAGGTCGGCCGCATAAAAGTGACTGCCTGGTGAGTTTGAGCGAATGATCAGACGCTTTTTTTGTTCCGCAGTAAAGGTAGGCCAAGCAGAACGTATCGCTTGACGTGCGGATTCTTTATCTTCTTCGGCTACTGCA
The genomic region above belongs to Polynucleobacter sp. AP-Ainpum-60-G11 and contains:
- a CDS encoding CoA ester lyase; this encodes MNPLDTPIGFSSTFLFVPGTRPERFAKALDSGADGVIIDLEDAVAEEDKESARQAIRSAWPTFTAEQKKRLIIRSNSPGSHFYAADLILAQELNVACLLIPKSESLDQINGAAQILPNTAIIPMIETAIGLDRLNEIANSEQVLRLALGNIDLQADLGMVCDAQETELQTARFQIVLASRLAQIAPPIDGVTPSTDDIERITDDAERAKRMGFGGKLCIHPKQVSPVKESFMPTASEISWAHRVIEADKSSKGGAVKLDGRMIDRPVVLLAQRTLAIAGKP